From Helicobacter sp. MIT 05-5293, one genomic window encodes:
- a CDS encoding flavin reductase family protein, with protein sequence MLIDFSASTPLQTYKILSNAITPRPIAWVSTLFPNGNVNLAPFSFFAPLSANPPILSLCIMQKSDGSQKDTYRNLIDSQRATISMCDLAHLQDLDSSAQELAYNTSEASEFEIDLEILHSDFPPAPKGIQIAFMCELYDILELGESKSVLLLIKSSYIADNIYTPDLNFLPNFIGRVGRYYKSLGARITFEKPKNKPQESQEDINEDNSSISQPQTSLKNE encoded by the coding sequence ATGCTCATTGATTTCAGTGCTTCAACTCCGTTGCAAACCTATAAGATTCTAAGTAACGCAATCACTCCTCGCCCTATTGCATGGGTCAGCACATTATTTCCTAATGGCAATGTCAATCTCGCCCCTTTTAGTTTTTTTGCCCCTCTAAGCGCAAATCCCCCGATTCTCTCACTTTGCATTATGCAAAAGAGTGATGGTTCGCAAAAAGACACCTATCGGAATCTGATAGATTCTCAACGCGCTACAATCAGTATGTGCGATTTAGCTCATTTACAAGATCTTGATTCTAGTGCGCAAGAACTCGCTTACAACACAAGCGAAGCAAGTGAATTTGAGATTGATTTAGAGATTCTCCATTCAGACTTCCCTCCTGCTCCCAAAGGCATACAAATCGCTTTTATGTGTGAGCTTTATGATATATTAGAATTAGGCGAAAGCAAAAGTGTGTTATTGCTTATCAAATCTTCTTATATTGCTGATAATATTTATACGCCTGATTTAAATTTTTTACCCAACTTTATTGGGCGTGTGGGACGCTATTATAAATCTTTAGGTGCAAGAATCACCTTTGAAAAGCCCAAAAACAAACCTCAAGAATCTCAAGAAGACATCAATGAGGATAACAGCAGCATTTCACAACCCCAAACTTCGCTAAAAAATGAATAA
- the waaF gene encoding lipopolysaccharide heptosyltransferase II, which yields MSHNQNLSDTSHSSIKTILLRLPNWLGDSVMASAAFEWLKIIYPQANFSIVGTKASCGIYERDPRIKHIYIDETKKSHCRFYATYTFAKKVGKHDIAISFNNSFFAALFLFWSKSPTRIGYAKNFRSFLLSNALPLHKSPPSSDSKHTPKYHQVILYIKLIIALQATQDFALAKLRLLRPDLAKQTSFTSDDLAYALSTMPLKLIAKPLDSVCSHDKTDLSHSPKRIGINPGAAFGSAKRWEQSHFIAVIKHFLAQGNEVYLFGSSIESSANAQIVQSLELNKESAKYFKDLTNKTTLSELIDYIAMMNVFITNDSGPMHIATALKVPIVAIFGPTDIGETAPYRVGKYATLISKSLPCSPCKKRECPLKHHQCMKQITPEEVITQAQLLLDIFPTHTFSSRYTEEIQAEKIATLPPDESLIARHSSPNDFYNKGLENAH from the coding sequence ATGAGCCATAATCAAAACTTATCTGACACTTCGCATTCCTCTATTAAAACGATTCTCTTGCGTTTGCCAAATTGGCTAGGAGATAGTGTGATGGCATCTGCAGCATTTGAATGGCTTAAGATCATTTACCCTCAAGCAAATTTTAGTATCGTAGGCACAAAAGCAAGCTGTGGGATTTATGAGCGTGATCCCAGAATCAAGCACATCTATATTGATGAGACAAAAAAATCGCATTGTCGATTCTATGCTACTTACACCTTTGCAAAAAAAGTTGGCAAACATGACATTGCTATCAGTTTTAATAATTCTTTTTTTGCTGCTTTGTTTTTGTTTTGGAGCAAATCCCCCACTCGTATTGGTTATGCAAAAAACTTTCGTTCTTTTCTGTTAAGCAACGCTTTACCTTTACACAAATCTCCCCCTTCATCAGATTCTAAACACACGCCAAAATATCATCAAGTGATTCTCTATATTAAGCTTATCATCGCACTGCAAGCTACTCAAGATTTTGCATTAGCAAAGTTACGCCTTTTGCGTCCAGATTTAGCAAAGCAAACATCTTTTACAAGCGATGATCTTGCCTATGCTCTTTCCACAATGCCCCTAAAACTTATAGCCAAACCTTTAGATTCTGTATGCTCACACGACAAAACAGATTTGAGCCACAGCCCCAAACGCATTGGCATTAATCCCGGAGCAGCCTTTGGCAGTGCTAAGCGTTGGGAGCAATCACACTTTATAGCAGTTATTAAGCATTTTTTAGCGCAAGGCAATGAAGTTTATCTCTTTGGCTCAAGCATAGAATCTTCTGCAAATGCTCAAATCGTGCAATCTCTTGAGCTAAATAAAGAATCTGCAAAATACTTCAAAGATTTGACAAATAAAACCACACTTAGCGAACTAATCGATTATATTGCTATGATGAATGTATTTATTACAAATGATAGCGGTCCTATGCACATTGCTACCGCCTTGAAAGTGCCAATTGTAGCGATTTTTGGTCCCACAGATATTGGAGAGACTGCACCTTATCGTGTAGGAAAATACGCTACTTTGATTTCAAAATCTTTACCTTGCTCACCTTGTAAAAAACGAGAATGCCCACTCAAACATCATCAATGTATGAAACAAATCACACCTGAAGAAGTCATCACACAAGCACAACTTTTACTCGATATTTTCCCAACTCACACCTTTTCATCAAGATATACAGAAGAGATTCAAGCAGAGAAAATAGCCACACTCCCACCCGATGAATCTTTAATCGCTAGACACTCATCACCTAATGATTTTTACAACAAAGGTCTTGAAAATGCTCATTGA
- the hisS gene encoding histidine--tRNA ligase: MVTPRTLSGFKDRLPREAIAKTHLLNKISHVFMDFGFVPIETPHMEYADVLIKQGSDEIQKELYRFKDHGGRDVALRFDLTVPLARFISQYKSKVELPFKRYAIGNVFRGERAQRGRYREFTQCDFDFIGSDSISCDAEILQVIYASLVGLGIDEFTIWLNHRQILNGICQHFGINDSKDITSTLRIIDKLDKIGQEGVLQELQQELGLSSELARNLLASTSIKQQSDSETFFKEIAYMEEWNESIKKGIEDLKALYEILSFLQMDQDTYRINFSVARGLGYYTGIVYETTLNTLKNIGSVCSGGRYDDLTRTFSKEKMSGVGASIGIDRLLAALEELRLLKWRASTSARALIVCMDKAYMHYAHYLAESFRRSKIPIEVYPEVTKLKKSFGYANAKGHEFVIVIGETEYLSKTLTIKNMTSGMQIDSVSFLKALTLMQEEKEEEIKI, encoded by the coding sequence TTGGTTACTCCCCGCACATTGAGTGGTTTTAAAGATCGACTTCCTAGAGAAGCTATTGCTAAAACTCATCTTTTGAATAAAATCAGTCATGTTTTTATGGATTTTGGATTTGTTCCTATTGAGACGCCGCATATGGAATATGCTGATGTGCTGATTAAACAAGGGAGTGATGAAATACAAAAAGAACTTTATCGTTTCAAGGATCATGGTGGGCGAGATGTGGCGTTGCGTTTTGATCTTACCGTGCCTTTGGCGAGATTCATTTCACAGTACAAAAGTAAAGTGGAATTGCCCTTTAAACGTTATGCGATTGGGAATGTGTTTCGTGGTGAAAGGGCGCAAAGAGGGAGATATAGAGAATTTACACAATGCGATTTTGACTTTATTGGGAGTGATAGTATCTCATGTGATGCGGAGATTCTGCAAGTCATTTATGCCTCATTGGTAGGGCTTGGGATTGATGAATTTACAATTTGGCTTAATCACAGACAGATTCTCAATGGTATTTGTCAGCATTTTGGCATCAATGATTCAAAAGATATTACTTCAACATTGCGTATTATTGATAAGCTTGATAAAATTGGGCAAGAGGGTGTATTGCAAGAGCTTCAACAAGAGCTGGGATTAAGCTCTGAGCTAGCGCGTAATTTGCTTGCAAGCACTTCAATCAAGCAGCAAAGCGATAGCGAGACATTTTTCAAAGAAATCGCTTATATGGAAGAATGGAATGAATCTATTAAAAAAGGTATCGAAGATTTAAAGGCTCTCTATGAGATTCTGTCTTTTTTACAAATGGATCAAGACACTTATCGGATCAATTTTTCTGTCGCAAGAGGGTTGGGGTATTATACAGGGATTGTGTATGAAACCACGCTCAACACTTTGAAAAATATTGGTAGTGTGTGTTCTGGTGGGCGATATGATGATCTCACAAGGACATTTTCCAAAGAAAAGATGAGTGGTGTGGGTGCTTCAATCGGTATTGATAGATTGTTGGCTGCTTTGGAAGAATTGCGTTTGCTTAAATGGAGGGCTTCAACTTCAGCAAGGGCATTAATCGTTTGTATGGATAAAGCATATATGCACTATGCGCATTATCTTGCAGAATCTTTTAGAAGAAGCAAGATTCCTATTGAAGTCTATCCTGAAGTTACCAAACTTAAAAAGTCTTTTGGCTATGCGAATGCTAAGGGTCATGAGTTTGTGATTGTCATTGGAGAGACGGAATACCTTAGTAAAACTCTCACGATTAAAAATATGACTTCAGGAATGCAGATTGATAGCGTGAGTTTCCTCAAAGCTCTCACTTTGATGCAAGAAGAAAAAGAGGAGGAAATTAAAATATGA
- a CDS encoding M3 family oligoendopeptidase — protein MRKVAVTQNEWDLGALFKTQESLDRFISANTRRAKHFAKTYEGKLHTFKPKDFGVILREYEAILEGFGRVMTYAFLRFAKDTTQGDFYAKYENLTNQSQNLILFFELEFCKLNEKKREDIIKNEPHYEFYLQKLIENDQYQLSLAEEKVLLTTSLVGVGAFSRLFDEHLAQMRFKAVKEDSKHKSEKAKSKAYISEEEILSLLHHSKRSVRKQAQESFSKGLKKSRHLLGYILNMVRKDCMINMKMRGYKSPESFRHIQNQATQKSVDKLIEVVNEHFGMVSEYYNIKRDLLGLKKLKDYDRYAPLDTKPQNLPYNEAINMVLQAFGDFDQRFKDIALKGLRKGWVDSHPADYKRGGAFSHGSVPSAHPYVLLNYTHSRRDAFTIAHEFGHMIHQELSKKQGYLNMDTPLTTAETASVFAEMLLFDKMKKTLEKDELIALYAGKLEDIYSTMFRQVVMTNFERRIHSTEEELKPEAFDRIWKEENERMFGDSLQLTKNYEGWWCYIPHFIHSPFYCYAYSYGQLLVLALFGLYKSQKTQRSKQKFIDTYVEFLSLGGSKSPKELIRKFGFNVESDKFWLIGIAEVRKMLEEFKEIVNEQNSYTSKT, from the coding sequence ATGAGAAAAGTAGCCGTTACGCAAAATGAATGGGACTTAGGCGCATTATTCAAAACACAAGAATCTTTAGATCGTTTTATCAGTGCAAACACGCGCCGTGCAAAACATTTTGCAAAGACTTATGAGGGGAAATTGCATACTTTTAAGCCTAAAGATTTTGGTGTGATTTTACGCGAATATGAGGCGATTTTAGAGGGATTTGGACGCGTGATGACTTATGCGTTTTTGCGTTTTGCTAAAGATACTACACAGGGCGATTTTTATGCAAAATACGAGAATCTCACAAATCAATCTCAAAATCTGATTTTATTTTTTGAATTAGAATTTTGCAAATTGAATGAAAAGAAACGCGAAGATATTATAAAAAACGAACCACATTATGAGTTTTATCTCCAAAAGCTTATCGAAAACGATCAATATCAGCTTTCACTTGCTGAAGAAAAGGTTCTTCTCACGACTTCTCTTGTTGGTGTGGGTGCGTTTTCTCGACTTTTTGACGAACATTTGGCTCAAATGCGTTTTAAGGCGGTCAAAGAAGATTCTAAGCATAAAAGTGAGAAAGCAAAATCAAAAGCCTATATCAGCGAAGAGGAGATTCTAAGTCTTTTGCATCATTCTAAACGAAGTGTGAGAAAACAAGCGCAAGAATCTTTCAGTAAGGGATTGAAAAAATCTCGCCATTTATTGGGGTATATTTTAAATATGGTCAGAAAAGATTGTATGATTAATATGAAAATGAGAGGTTATAAAAGCCCAGAATCTTTCCGACACATTCAGAATCAAGCGACACAAAAAAGCGTAGATAAACTCATTGAAGTCGTAAATGAACATTTTGGAATGGTGAGTGAATATTACAATATCAAACGCGATCTTTTGGGTTTAAAGAAGCTTAAAGATTATGATCGTTACGCACCTTTAGACACAAAGCCACAGAATCTTCCTTATAATGAAGCCATCAATATGGTTTTGCAGGCTTTTGGGGATTTTGATCAACGTTTCAAAGATATTGCATTGAAAGGCTTGAGGAAAGGTTGGGTAGATTCTCACCCAGCAGATTATAAGCGTGGCGGTGCTTTCAGTCATGGGAGTGTGCCTAGTGCGCACCCTTATGTGCTACTAAATTATACGCATTCGAGACGCGATGCTTTTACGATTGCTCATGAGTTTGGACACATGATCCATCAAGAGCTTTCTAAAAAACAAGGCTATTTAAATATGGACACACCTTTGACGACAGCTGAAACAGCATCAGTTTTTGCCGAAATGCTTTTATTTGACAAAATGAAAAAGACGCTTGAAAAGGACGAATTGATTGCCTTATATGCAGGGAAACTTGAGGATATTTACTCGACAATGTTTCGTCAAGTCGTGATGACGAATTTTGAACGTAGGATTCATAGCACTGAAGAAGAACTCAAACCCGAAGCCTTTGATCGTATTTGGAAAGAAGAAAATGAACGAATGTTTGGAGATTCTCTGCAATTAACTAAGAATTATGAGGGCTGGTGGTGTTATATCCCTCATTTTATCCATTCGCCTTTTTATTGCTATGCTTATAGTTATGGGCAATTGCTTGTTTTGGCATTATTTGGGTTGTATAAATCCCAAAAAACACAACGAAGCAAACAAAAATTTATCGATACTTATGTTGAGTTTCTTTCTTTGGGTGGCAGTAAAAGCCCCAAAGAGCTTATTCGTAAGTTTGGATTCAATGTCGAGAGTGATAAGTTTTGGTTGATTGGTATCGCAGAAGTGAGAAAAATGCTTGAAGAGTTTAAGGAGATTGTGAATGAGCAAAATTCTTACACATCAAAAACTTAA
- a CDS encoding DUF5644 domain-containing protein, translating to MDRLTLNVFRFTAGIDYLPYYQKLSFCFQDSHCLEDVLQYIQKEIRGFEYEQDRLTLRLNGIVIFENLPVMDLVQRFGNEWVIEPVSIYYAKKDLILNKKAIWKRYETFFQDADFLTKSDKEAFEDYMMINFITPMDNEQYYGDGFFLYIKWLLSRYPQKSEELLEILKDKKGGIMNFVSVAEFAYPKAEKIDQEIWDMIRERFELYN from the coding sequence ATGGATCGGCTCACATTAAATGTCTTTCGTTTTACGGCAGGTATAGATTATCTGCCTTATTATCAAAAATTATCTTTTTGCTTTCAAGATTCTCATTGTCTTGAAGATGTGCTTCAGTATATCCAAAAGGAGATTCGAGGTTTTGAATATGAACAAGACCGCCTTACATTGCGTTTGAATGGAATAGTTATTTTTGAGAATCTTCCCGTGATGGATTTGGTGCAGAGATTTGGTAATGAATGGGTTATTGAGCCTGTATCAATATATTATGCTAAAAAAGATTTGATACTTAATAAAAAAGCTATTTGGAAACGTTATGAAACATTTTTTCAAGATGCTGATTTTCTCACAAAATCAGACAAAGAAGCCTTTGAAGACTATATGATGATTAATTTCATTACGCCAATGGACAATGAGCAGTATTATGGCGATGGATTTTTCCTTTATATTAAGTGGCTTTTATCTCGTTATCCGCAAAAATCAGAAGAGTTGCTCGAGATTCTCAAAGATAAAAAAGGTGGAATAATGAACTTTGTCAGTGTAGCAGAGTTTGCTTATCCTAAAGCAGAAAAAATTGATCAAGAAATATGGGATATGATACGAGAACGATTTGAACTCTACAATTAA
- a CDS encoding TerB family tellurite resistance protein: MEIVLLAIAGVVIYLLYNTLQEYLKNPLHQMPSFGKNNNTAEEVISFQNPYEEIAALDKAKASEFGVLSAILGKVVWSDGHICPLEQKLLDEMIVDMSAESKNPKLTPEDIQNIIMEQKDNNSMSLESLCDRYTQLTKGEYKKRLKVVEFLFALAYADGVLSEGEQECIIDVAALFEISNEDFNALYENFEKNFAQDLEMSLETAKEIFEYHQGMTLEDVKQTYDELIKKSKQNIFDSKNINKSFCESSLPKIREIEQAYKVLKEFLESQDASQPTQVQQEEKHQGDVASSQSSRGWDF; this comes from the coding sequence ATGGAAATTGTTTTATTAGCAATTGCGGGGGTAGTCATTTATCTCCTTTATAATACTTTACAAGAATATTTGAAAAATCCGCTTCATCAGATGCCTTCATTTGGTAAGAATAATAACACTGCCGAAGAGGTGATTAGCTTTCAGAATCCTTATGAAGAGATTGCTGCATTGGATAAGGCAAAGGCAAGTGAGTTTGGTGTTTTGAGTGCGATTTTGGGCAAAGTGGTGTGGAGTGATGGACATATTTGTCCATTAGAGCAAAAACTTTTAGATGAAATGATAGTTGATATGTCTGCTGAAAGTAAGAATCCTAAGCTTACACCAGAAGATATTCAAAATATCATTATGGAACAAAAAGATAATAACTCTATGTCGTTAGAATCTCTTTGCGATCGTTATACGCAACTTACAAAGGGTGAATATAAGAAGCGTCTTAAGGTTGTAGAGTTTTTGTTTGCACTAGCTTATGCTGATGGTGTATTGTCTGAAGGCGAGCAAGAGTGTATTATTGATGTTGCAGCGTTATTTGAGATTTCCAATGAAGATTTTAATGCGCTTTATGAAAATTTTGAGAAAAATTTCGCCCAAGATTTGGAAATGAGTTTGGAAACAGCTAAAGAAATTTTTGAATATCATCAGGGTATGACTTTAGAAGATGTGAAGCAAACTTACGATGAATTGATCAAAAAATCAAAACAAAATATTTTTGATTCTAAAAATATCAATAAAAGTTTTTGTGAATCTTCATTGCCCAAGATTCGGGAAATTGAGCAGGCATATAAGGTGCTTAAGGAGTTTTTAGAATCTCAAGATGCAAGTCAGCCTACTCAAGTGCAACAGGAAGAAAAGCATCAAGGTGATGTTGCATCTTCACAATCAAGCAGAGGGTGGGATTTTTAG
- a CDS encoding pyridoxamine 5'-phosphate oxidase family protein, which translates to MDMLTLDEISKILDSGTFYLATKGTCGNPRVRPMQSHIVCNNKLYFGTSCDKNLYKHISQFPGVEICISTSDIMLLRIRGEARIVNHTDVKEALLAKYPRVQKIFQNALDTKFAVFYIENISAKLQDYNGNTLTYKE; encoded by the coding sequence ATGGATATGCTCACGCTTGATGAAATCTCAAAAATACTTGATTCGGGGACTTTTTATCTAGCAACTAAAGGCACTTGTGGGAATCCAAGAGTGCGTCCTATGCAATCCCATATCGTTTGCAATAATAAATTGTATTTTGGCACTTCTTGTGATAAGAATCTTTATAAACATATCAGTCAATTTCCGGGTGTAGAAATATGTATCAGCACGAGCGATATAATGCTTTTGCGCATTCGCGGAGAAGCAAGAATCGTCAATCATACAGATGTTAAAGAAGCGTTACTAGCGAAATATCCTCGTGTTCAAAAAATATTTCAGAATGCACTAGATACGAAGTTTGCAGTTTTTTATATCGAAAATATAAGTGCAAAATTGCAAGATTATAACGGAAATACTCTTACCTACAAAGAATAG
- the tpx gene encoding thiol peroxidase: MSVKFKGNPVVLSAHTIKVGDKAPVVELVGKDLSSITIGGAKDEYQIINVVPSLDTGVCATQARRFNQEAAKISNAKVYVVSMDLPFAQGRFCTTEGIENLVVLSDFVDKTFGKAYGLLLQSGPLKGLLTRSVIVINPQGEVIYTEVCEEITNEPHYDNALNAIK, encoded by the coding sequence ATGTCAGTAAAGTTTAAGGGCAACCCTGTCGTTTTAAGTGCTCATACAATTAAAGTCGGTGATAAAGCACCTGTAGTTGAACTTGTAGGAAAAGATCTGTCCAGCATCACCATAGGCGGTGCAAAAGATGAATATCAAATTATTAATGTTGTCCCAAGCCTTGATACAGGTGTTTGCGCGACTCAAGCGCGAAGATTCAATCAAGAAGCAGCAAAGATTAGTAACGCTAAAGTTTATGTGGTTTCCATGGATTTACCTTTCGCTCAAGGAAGATTCTGCACGACTGAAGGTATTGAGAATCTTGTCGTATTGAGTGATTTTGTGGATAAAACTTTTGGCAAAGCTTATGGTTTGCTTTTACAATCAGGTCCCCTCAAAGGTTTGCTAACGCGTTCTGTGATTGTTATCAATCCACAAGGTGAAGTGATCTATACTGAAGTATGTGAGGAAATCACTAATGAGCCTCACTATGATAATGCGCTCAATGCAATCAAATAA
- a CDS encoding PhoH family protein produces the protein MIAKRYLLDTSIILDDIQNIIYLWQNAQNEIFISDVVIEELDKKKDLSNENGYFAREFFRSISDDFDTIRQDAPDDIMCIAKNNNDFTQKIFFKKDNMSIPIILIYRSQYKLPFQEHSYNDSKLIEIARDYALILLTNDISLKVRTQAQGINAQSLFRDRVENPNDIDFWAHFELHKDKPLENLNSDPHFMQLPQWSLIQIDEMDNTESSLYKTGKKIFGIKVGGVFEEQNLDEILKNHQPYITPINLEQKMLYALLLHPQNNLTIVTGSTGSGKTLITLQAALTLLKNGIVDGIIYMRNTITANDKEAELGYRKGDENQKLGYFMYPLYSAVNFTIDKLQESSLAKRIEYRGEVNGIQKQDATEYFLQKHKIEVVDIAHARGISIGNKFVIFDEVQNASNATIKLIGTRIGEGSKIVFLGDWAQIDHPYLSKFRNGALSLLSKAVCDDFIAGIQLHQTIRSDVASWFGENF, from the coding sequence TTGATTGCTAAAAGATATTTGCTTGACACTTCTATTATTTTAGATGATATTCAAAATATCATTTACTTGTGGCAGAATGCTCAAAATGAGATTTTTATTTCTGATGTTGTGATTGAAGAATTAGATAAAAAGAAAGATTTGAGCAATGAAAATGGATATTTTGCAAGAGAATTTTTCCGCTCTATTAGTGATGATTTTGATACCATTAGACAAGATGCGCCTGATGATATTATGTGTATTGCCAAGAATAATAATGACTTTACGCAAAAAATTTTTTTCAAAAAAGACAATATGTCTATCCCTATCATTTTGATTTATCGTTCTCAATATAAACTTCCCTTTCAAGAGCATAGTTATAATGATTCAAAATTGATAGAAATTGCGCGTGATTATGCGCTTATTTTGCTTACAAATGATATTTCTCTGAAAGTTCGCACGCAAGCACAAGGCATCAATGCTCAATCCCTTTTTAGGGATCGTGTAGAGAATCCTAACGATATTGATTTTTGGGCGCATTTCGAGCTACACAAAGATAAGCCGTTAGAGAATCTCAACAGCGATCCACATTTTATGCAGCTTCCTCAATGGAGCTTGATTCAGATTGATGAAATGGATAATACTGAAAGTTCTTTATACAAAACAGGCAAAAAGATCTTTGGTATTAAGGTTGGTGGTGTGTTTGAAGAACAGAATCTTGATGAGATTCTTAAAAATCATCAGCCTTATATTACGCCTATCAATCTTGAACAAAAAATGCTTTATGCCTTGTTGCTCCACCCTCAAAATAATCTCACAATCGTAACGGGCTCTACCGGAAGTGGCAAGACACTTATCACACTCCAAGCAGCCCTTACATTGCTCAAAAATGGCATAGTTGATGGTATCATTTATATGAGAAACACTATTACTGCCAATGACAAAGAGGCAGAGTTAGGCTATCGTAAAGGTGATGAGAATCAAAAATTAGGATATTTTATGTATCCGCTTTATAGTGCGGTTAATTTTACGATTGACAAACTTCAAGAAAGCTCACTTGCCAAACGCATAGAATATCGCGGAGAAGTTAATGGTATCCAGAAACAAGATGCTACCGAGTATTTTTTACAAAAACATAAAATTGAAGTGGTGGATATTGCCCATGCTCGAGGCATTAGTATTGGGAATAAATTTGTCATCTTTGATGAAGTGCAAAATGCCTCTAATGCTACTATTAAGCTCATTGGGACGAGGATAGGTGAGGGAAGTAAGATCGTCTTTTTGGGTGATTGGGCGCAAATTGACCACCCGTATTTAAGCAAATTTCGTAATGGCGCATTAAGCCTTTTAAGCAAGGCAGTGTGTGATGATTTTATTGCAGGTATTCAGCTTCATCAGACAATCAGAAGTGATGTGGCAAGTTGGTTTGGAGAAAACTTTTGA
- a CDS encoding NlpC/P60 family protein, producing the protein MNKILSFMIVLIILICTGCASLNAQKSIAYSVQVGSFKEVDNAGKLVDSLNTKGLDAFLFKENNMYKVRFGDYRSAELAKAEAFKYQQQNLIDVFFIVSPQKYAINQKKYSSEKQKNHDVREDIVESAYQYIGVPYKWGGTSDSGFDCSGLTHAVYRLNGIVLPRASYEQYDDGKSVSKDKLQKGDLVFFITNKGRRINHVGIYVGDNEFIHAPSKGKSVSKARLDSAYWTKAYKGARSYL; encoded by the coding sequence ATGAATAAAATATTAAGTTTTATGATTGTTTTAATTATCTTAATATGCACAGGTTGTGCCTCTTTGAATGCTCAAAAATCCATTGCGTATAGCGTGCAAGTAGGGAGTTTTAAAGAAGTTGATAATGCAGGGAAGCTTGTAGATTCTCTTAATACTAAAGGCTTAGATGCGTTTTTGTTTAAAGAAAACAATATGTATAAAGTGCGTTTTGGTGATTATCGCAGTGCAGAGCTTGCCAAAGCAGAAGCCTTTAAATACCAACAACAGAATCTGATTGATGTATTTTTCATCGTATCACCACAAAAATATGCAATCAATCAGAAAAAATATTCTTCAGAGAAGCAAAAAAATCACGATGTGCGTGAGGATATTGTGGAAAGTGCGTATCAATACATTGGTGTGCCTTATAAATGGGGAGGCACATCAGATTCTGGATTTGATTGCAGTGGCTTAACTCACGCAGTTTATCGGCTTAATGGCATTGTTTTACCTCGTGCATCTTATGAACAATACGATGATGGCAAATCAGTGAGTAAAGATAAGCTCCAAAAAGGGGATTTGGTCTTTTTTATTACCAATAAGGGAAGACGGATTAATCATGTGGGCATTTATGTGGGGGATAATGAATTTATACATGCCCCAAGCAAAGGAAAAAGCGTCAGCAAGGCACGATTAGATTCTGCTTATTGGACGAAGGCTTACAAAGGGGCGCGGAGTTATCTTTAG
- a CDS encoding type II toxin-antitoxin system antitoxin SocA domain-containing protein, with product MKTLNAYDVALYFLYRARELDAGDVISNLKMQKMLYYAQGHFLSIVGTSLFKESIEAWKHGPVVKSIYDRFKKYGKLAIDFKELDHFKHEVYNKTHLDLLPFIFNKYNAYSAWELRNKTHNESPWVDSYDPFITNEIPVELIKDFFIKQAKKEAQSYL from the coding sequence ATGAAAACACTAAATGCGTATGATGTGGCTTTATATTTTTTGTATCGTGCGAGAGAATTAGATGCAGGCGATGTGATTTCTAATCTCAAAATGCAAAAAATGCTTTATTATGCTCAAGGACATTTTTTAAGCATCGTTGGGACATCTCTTTTTAAAGAGAGTATAGAGGCTTGGAAGCATGGACCTGTCGTGAAAAGTATCTATGATCGATTTAAAAAATATGGCAAACTCGCGATTGATTTCAAGGAATTAGATCACTTCAAACATGAAGTTTATAACAAAACGCATTTAGACCTTTTGCCTTTTATTTTTAATAAATACAATGCTTATAGTGCTTGGGAATTGCGTAACAAGACACATAATGAATCTCCATGGGTTGATTCTTATGATCCTTTTATTACAAATGAGATTCCCGTGGAGCTTATTAAAGATTTTTTTATTAAACAAGCAAAAAAGGAGGCACAAAGTTACCTATGA
- a CDS encoding AzlD domain-containing protein: MSMFWILLLFAALTIFICRVLPFIFADHALLGNTDGKFYRFLTYSTQAMLGAIVYSTAFFTHDIMTFVQNFAFIDALKLLLLAFVFFATLWTNRLLSAFLLALVVFVGFIMYFYQT, from the coding sequence ATGAGCATGTTTTGGATATTACTTTTATTTGCTGCCCTAACGATATTTATTTGCAGAGTCTTACCTTTTATTTTTGCTGATCATGCCCTGCTTGGCAATACTGATGGGAAGTTCTATCGTTTTTTGACTTATAGCACGCAAGCTATGCTTGGGGCTATTGTGTATTCGACTGCATTTTTTACACATGATATTATGACTTTTGTGCAAAATTTTGCTTTTATTGATGCACTCAAGCTCCTACTTTTGGCTTTTGTATTTTTTGCCACACTTTGGACAAATCGCCTCTTAAGTGCATTTTTACTTGCCCTTGTTGTTTTTGTAGGATTTATTATGTATTTTTATCAAACTTAA